One genomic window of Arthrobacter caoxuetaonis includes the following:
- a CDS encoding discoidin domain-containing protein — protein sequence MPQPVNAGSVLGGRYKVTAQVLASAENDLVLDGVDQVLNRAVSILVAAPQNATQVSASAREIAIGERQSTVQILDLGVSDGRTYLVTSSGNAADLLDLVIERDAPYVEPFFTDTLGSEIFGVARSREPETVEEDRYVEDRPDRKPLLSGLSKPHLPRFGRAAGAAAGGAAAGAASAAAARDLEYGGAQEAPAEAATGAASIPPPPRQSPKGSAQSTPARTVPAGEPKVSRWDEEDDFPAEGYAAAGQDTRQASSFPRTALDSDYDSGDYDDDERDEDDGAGNGNSRKFGRLLVGAILSLILIVAVVFSFTSLGKVGDFFAANPEPTPSAEAPSTTEGAPAETGTALPAPATAGVTRLVPGNQELDSANDAALPQIVDGNAASYWSSYVYASDTFGGLAPSLALVVELEEESAITKVDITQLNGSGGSFSVMLNDSPSLDGAQTVAQSGFTGPETSITVPKVDGEPVSASYVIINFTQLPRLSGVQAEYPWGLRIAEIAVS from the coding sequence GTGCCACAGCCGGTAAACGCTGGATCAGTGCTGGGCGGCCGATACAAGGTCACTGCCCAGGTGCTGGCATCGGCAGAGAATGACCTCGTCCTCGACGGAGTGGACCAGGTGCTCAACCGCGCCGTCAGCATTCTTGTAGCTGCGCCGCAGAACGCCACGCAGGTCAGTGCAAGCGCACGTGAGATCGCCATTGGCGAGCGGCAGTCGACGGTGCAGATCCTGGATCTGGGCGTCAGCGACGGACGCACCTACCTGGTGACCTCCAGCGGCAACGCAGCCGATCTGCTGGACCTGGTCATCGAACGCGACGCCCCGTACGTCGAACCGTTCTTCACCGACACGCTGGGCTCGGAGATTTTCGGCGTCGCTCGCTCACGCGAGCCTGAGACGGTCGAAGAGGACCGCTACGTCGAGGACCGCCCGGACCGTAAGCCACTCCTCTCCGGGCTGTCCAAGCCGCACCTCCCGCGCTTCGGCCGCGCCGCGGGTGCTGCCGCGGGCGGCGCAGCCGCAGGAGCAGCTTCGGCCGCTGCCGCACGGGACCTGGAGTACGGCGGCGCGCAGGAAGCACCTGCCGAGGCAGCCACGGGTGCCGCGTCCATTCCTCCGCCGCCGCGCCAGAGCCCGAAGGGCTCAGCCCAGAGCACGCCCGCCCGGACGGTTCCGGCCGGCGAACCCAAAGTCAGCCGCTGGGACGAAGAAGACGACTTCCCGGCCGAAGGCTACGCTGCCGCCGGACAGGACACCCGGCAGGCCTCCAGCTTTCCCCGCACGGCGCTGGACTCCGACTATGACTCCGGAGACTACGACGATGACGAGCGGGATGAGGACGACGGCGCCGGCAACGGCAACAGCCGCAAATTCGGCCGCCTGCTGGTAGGCGCCATCCTGAGCCTGATCCTGATCGTCGCGGTGGTCTTCTCCTTCACCAGCCTGGGCAAGGTCGGCGACTTCTTCGCCGCGAACCCTGAACCTACGCCCAGTGCCGAGGCTCCAAGCACCACGGAAGGCGCCCCGGCTGAAACGGGGACAGCGCTGCCCGCGCCTGCCACGGCAGGCGTCACCCGGCTGGTTCCGGGCAACCAGGAGCTGGATTCGGCGAACGACGCCGCCCTCCCGCAGATCGTTGACGGCAATGCGGCCAGCTACTGGTCCAGCTACGTCTACGCGTCCGACACGTTCGGCGGCCTGGCCCCCAGCCTGGCGCTCGTCGTCGAGCTCGAAGAAGAGTCGGCCATCACCAAGGTCGACATCACCCAGCTCAACGGCAGCGGCGGAAGCTTCTCTGTGATGCTGAATGATTCGCCGTCCCTGGATGGCGCCCAGACGGTCGCACAGAGCGGCTTCACCGGCCCGGAGACATCGATTACGGTCCCCAAGGTGGACGGCGAACCGGTGTCGGCGAGCTACGTCATCATCAACTTCACCCAGCTGCCGCGGCTCAGCGGTGTACAGGCCGAGTACCCCTGGGGCCTGCGGATCGCGGAAATTGCCGTGTCCTGA
- the murJ gene encoding murein biosynthesis integral membrane protein MurJ, whose protein sequence is MAAQITAPSTARSSAVMAAGTMVSRVLGLVRTSLLAVAIGSTAGVTDLFGVANVLPNFIYLLVAGGVFNAVLVPQIIKASKREDRGTEYVSRIMTLSLTFLAGIALVATLAAPLVVSLGTRLSGDELALATTFAYWLLPQIFFYGAYAVIGQILNANGRFGAYMWAPVVNNLVAIGGLVLFISLIGRETTEQFAPDTWTPTATLILAGSTTLGVVLQALVLLFPLKKLGLGLRPSFGLRGVGLGDTARVAKWTIITMLVGNGAYLVYTNVATIATEARPAFLAMNPPQQIAGQVNLETAAMLYIIPHSVIALSLATVLFNRMSHSFVEKNLDGVRETISRGLRVIGVATVFCAAVMVVLAGPIGMWFGGGSNASAAVQGQVLVLLAVSAPFLSATFLMNRAFYASEDAKTPMIMQIILAVLGISLALVAAALPADRIVFGLAVAYSIGNICAVVLSHIFLKRKLGYYGADRVFDVHVRLTVAALAAAAVGAAALAALGGYSADGFAWQSLISATVVLAVCGVLMTAVYLGMLRVLKVRELEELLKPVLAKFLRRA, encoded by the coding sequence ATGGCCGCACAGATTACCGCTCCCAGTACCGCCCGTTCGAGCGCCGTGATGGCCGCGGGAACCATGGTCTCCCGTGTACTCGGGCTCGTCCGCACCTCCCTGCTTGCCGTAGCGATCGGCAGCACTGCCGGTGTCACTGACCTCTTCGGCGTCGCAAACGTCCTGCCCAACTTCATTTACCTGCTGGTCGCCGGCGGCGTGTTCAACGCCGTGCTCGTCCCGCAGATCATCAAGGCAAGCAAGCGCGAAGACCGGGGCACCGAATACGTCTCGCGGATCATGACCCTGAGCCTCACTTTCCTGGCCGGCATTGCCCTGGTCGCCACCCTCGCCGCGCCGCTCGTCGTCTCCCTCGGCACACGCCTGAGCGGAGATGAACTGGCCCTGGCCACCACGTTCGCGTACTGGCTCCTGCCGCAGATTTTCTTCTACGGCGCCTATGCGGTGATCGGCCAGATCCTGAACGCCAATGGCCGCTTTGGCGCCTATATGTGGGCGCCCGTCGTCAACAACCTCGTAGCCATCGGCGGGCTTGTCCTCTTCATCTCACTCATCGGCCGGGAGACCACCGAGCAGTTCGCCCCGGACACCTGGACGCCTACGGCCACGCTGATTCTGGCAGGAAGCACCACGCTCGGCGTTGTCCTGCAGGCACTGGTGCTGCTGTTTCCGCTGAAGAAGCTCGGGCTGGGACTCCGGCCTTCCTTCGGCCTGCGCGGAGTAGGGCTTGGCGATACCGCCCGGGTGGCTAAATGGACCATCATCACCATGCTGGTCGGCAACGGCGCCTACCTCGTCTACACAAACGTGGCCACGATCGCCACCGAAGCACGGCCGGCGTTCCTGGCGATGAATCCTCCGCAGCAGATCGCCGGGCAGGTGAACCTCGAGACCGCGGCAATGCTGTACATCATTCCGCACTCCGTCATAGCGCTGTCCCTGGCCACAGTCCTGTTTAACCGGATGTCCCACTCTTTCGTGGAAAAGAACCTCGACGGCGTGCGGGAGACCATTTCGCGCGGCCTGCGGGTCATCGGCGTAGCCACTGTCTTCTGCGCCGCGGTGATGGTGGTCCTGGCAGGCCCGATCGGCATGTGGTTCGGAGGCGGATCCAACGCTTCGGCAGCGGTCCAGGGGCAGGTGCTTGTCCTCTTGGCCGTGAGTGCCCCTTTCCTCAGCGCAACGTTCCTGATGAACCGGGCCTTCTACGCCAGTGAAGACGCCAAGACGCCAATGATCATGCAGATCATCCTCGCTGTGCTGGGCATCAGCCTGGCCTTGGTTGCCGCCGCGCTGCCCGCGGACCGGATTGTCTTTGGCCTCGCCGTGGCGTACTCGATCGGGAACATTTGCGCCGTGGTGCTCAGCCACATTTTCCTCAAGCGCAAGCTGGGCTATTACGGTGCGGACCGGGTGTTCGACGTCCACGTGCGGCTTACTGTGGCTGCTCTCGCCGCGGCCGCAGTTGGGGCAGCCGCCCTGGCAGCCTTGGGCGGATACAGCGCGGACGGCTTCGCCTGGCAGTCCCTCATCAGTGCCACCGTTGTGCTGGCCGTCTGCGGCGTGCTGATGACCGCGGTGTACCTCGGGATGCTCCGGGTGCTGAAAGTACGTGAACTGGAAGAGTTGCTGAAACCCGTCCTGGCGAAGTTCCTGCGCCGGGCCTAA